The following proteins are encoded in a genomic region of Solea senegalensis isolate Sse05_10M unplaced genomic scaffold, IFAPA_SoseM_1 scf7180000013172, whole genome shotgun sequence:
- the bhlhe23 gene encoding class E basic helix-loop-helix protein 23 — translation MNASEENLLKSISNDALLDLTQRYGQGAFGFGAGHGAGSTGRFPLTPANDFLSAQTAKSNESGGEHTSDDDDGFDSLESRKRGSSFGDDKSGGPLAKKSKEQRSLRLSINARERRRMHDLNDALDGLRAVIPYAHSPSVRKLSKIATLLLAKNYILMQAQALEEMRRLVAYLNQGQTITSPMPSALAPFGQAAVYPFSGSALATCAEKCTTYSGTGSSLFKHCSDKP, via the coding sequence ATGAACGCCAGTGAAGAGAACCTGCTCAAATCCATCAGCAACGACGCACTCCTCGACCTGACGCAGCGCTACGGACAGGGCGCCTTCGGCTTCGGCGCTGGCCATGGTGCTGGAAGCACCGGCCGCTTCCCGCTCACACCGGCCAACGACTTTCTCTCCGCTCAGACCGCGAAGTCCAACGAGAGCGGCGGGGAGCACACgagcgacgacgacgacggctTCGACTCGCTGGAGTCCCGGAAGAGGGGCTCGTCGTTCGGGGACGACAAGTCCGGGGGTCCGCTGGCCAAGAAGAGCAAAGAGCAGCGGTCACTGCGGCTCAGCATCAACGCCcgcgagaggaggaggatgcacGACCTGAACGACGCGCTGGACGGTCTGCGCGCCGTGATCCCGTACGCGCACAGCCCCTCGGTGAGAAAACTCTCCAAAATAGCCACTCTCCTCCTGGCCAAGAACTATATCCTGATGCAGGCTCAGGCTCTGGAGGAGATGAGGCGGCTGGTCGCTTATCTGAACCAGGGACAGACCATAACCTCGCCCATGCCCAGCGCACTGGCTCCTTTCGGACAGGCGGCCGTCTATCCTTTCTCCGGGTCTGCGCTCGCCACCTGCGCTGAGAAGTGCACCACTTACTCCGGGACAGGGTCCAGTCTCTTCAAACACTGCAGCGACAAGCCGTGA